The following is a genomic window from Candidatus Omnitrophota bacterium.
TCCCCCCTGGCAGAAAAGACCGGCTCTTCTATGTCCGAGGCGTAAAAACCCTCGACCGATTTGAATGCGTCGCCCATGACAGGCCTGCGGGTCTTCTGGAGGCGGATCATCTGTTCCTGGCCGCTAACGTCGGAACCTTCGTATTTTTTGTATTCCCCCGGTTCGACGATCATCATTATCCCCTTGGCGTCGATGAACGAGCAATCGACCGTATAAGGGCTCGATGCGGAGAGGCCGGCGATCGCCTTGCGCGCGTAATCGCCTCCGGCGCCTTCCTTCTGGACCTCCCTGGCGGCGAAAGCGGCGTCGGAATCCATTTTAGCGAGAGTATCGTTTATCTTGTCCTGGAGTTTCAGGATGATATTCAGTGAAACGTCATTCTCTGCGGCCTGCGCGGCGGCAACAGTGAGAATAAAGGCAAGGATAAAACTATATATCGATATCTTCTTTTTCATTTTTTCCTCCGGGATAAAAGAAGTTTACCACCGTCGAAATGGATAGTCAATGGTAGAGCGGGATCTCTACCGCTAATAAGTGCCCGACCTCTTCATGTGCTCGTCAGAGATGCCGAAATGATGCGCGAACTCGTGGATGACCGTGCGCCTGACCGCCTCTTTTATGTCGTCATCCGTGCGGCAGACGCGCTCGATGTTATTTTTGAATATCGTTATCTTGTCGGGAAGGACATTGCCGTAATAATGCATCCTTTTGGAGAGCGGCACGCCCTGGTAGAGCCCCATCAGGTAACCGTCTTCGTTCGAACCACCGGCCTTTTTGTGCTCCGCAGTTGGTTCATCCTCGATGACGACGCCGACATTCTCGAGTTTCTGTTTTATGTCTTCGGGCAGGCTCTCGACCGCCGCGACGACAAGGGCCTCGAAGGATCTCGCGTCCATATCGCTTATTTAGCGCTCTCTTTTTGGCTCATTGCCTTCAATTCATCCAATTCTTTCTTAAGCTCGTTGATCGATTTTGCCGTCTCCTTCGCGAGCTCGTTGAGCGCTTCGGCCAGCTTATCGAGGCGCGCCTCCAATTCGTCAAATCTCCTCGCCGTATACGAATCCAAGCCCTCGGTGACGACCGTCCCGTCCATTTTGTAGACCCTCATCCCTTGCGGCACCATCAGGTCCATCCCGCCGATCGTTATCGTCTGCATTCCGGGGTTGCCGGACGGCGCGCCGGTAATGGGCCGCGTCTTGTAAAAATCATATGTCCCTACATGCTTGGAATCATAGCTTTCCTGGGCATGAACATATCCCGCCGGCAAGACCAAAAATAAAACCGCGGCGAACGCGTATATTGATCTCATTTGGCCTCTCCTTGAGGATGCCCCTGAGGGTGCATCTGCGGATGCAGTTTCTTCCATCTGTCGAGGAACAGGAAATAGACGCCCGGGCCGAAGGAAAGGAGCATCACCGAGATCCCCAACGCTATGCCTATGAAAGTCGAAAATCCGGCGCAGCAATAATCCCTGCCCCTTACGATGACATGGGTCGGAACGGCGATGAGTAATTCAAGCGCGCTGCCGGCGAAAAGAGTCCGGCACTGTTTTTCAATGAAGGCTTTCGGGTCGAGCCTCTGGCTCCACCTGTAGAAAATGAGCCCCCATATCAGCCATATGAGCAGGAAACTTGCCATTGTACAGCGCATGAGTATCTTTTCAAATAACGGATTTTTCCCCGGCTCGACAGCCATCAACGACATCATGCCAACGGTTATCTCGGGCTGCCTGCTCAGCGTTTCGACGATCGCTCCCACGGCCGCCCACACCATAAAAGCCGCCAAAAATCCCGAGGCAACGACTGTAAAAATTATGGGGCCCTTTGTGACCAGCCGCTTGCTCTCCACTCTTACCGGTATTCCCAATAACGCCGCCTGACACACCAGCATTATTAGCAGCAAGACCCAATATCTCCACGACACTAATGCCGCTACCGCGTCGCTTAATCGCAGCTGCAGACGAAGGGCTATCGCGATGGTGGGGACGGTCAGGACGACCAGGATAGCGCCGTATAACAGGATTATGATTATCGCGAAGCGTTTCATGCTTTGCCTCCCCTATTTTTGACCATCATCGCCAGGATATATACGCACGAAACAATTGTCACCGCGTTTGCAAATATTATCGGCAGATTATTTATCATAATACCATAAATCAGCCACAAGAGTATGCCTATAGAAAAGAGGACATACATCGGCATCGACAGGTCGCGTGTATGGTGTGTCTTGTAGACCTTATACGCCTGCGGGAAGAACGCGATCGTCGTGCATGCGGCGGCGAGGAGGCCGAGAAGGGTAATTCGGTCCATGTTATGCCTTTAGTGCCATTCTATTTTGTGGTGCCGTACAATTGAAGTA
Proteins encoded in this region:
- a CDS encoding metallopeptidase family protein, with protein sequence MDARSFEALVVAAVESLPEDIKQKLENVGVVIEDEPTAEHKKAGGSNEDGYLMGLYQGVPLSKRMHYYGNVLPDKITIFKNNIERVCRTDDDIKEAVRRTVIHEFAHHFGISDEHMKRSGTY
- a CDS encoding SemiSWEET transporter — its product is MDRITLLGLLAAACTTIAFFPQAYKVYKTHHTRDLSMPMYVLFSIGILLWLIYGIMINNLPIIFANAVTIVSCVYILAMMVKNRGGKA